The following coding sequences are from one Desulfofundulus luciae window:
- a CDS encoding S41 family peptidase, producing MTTYHRTRNRWIRWLAALSVVVFLIIAAFGSVLASNYKHLGTLFQVISLVRTRYLEPVSATTLVDGAIRGLVESLNDPYSVYLDPGEYARLQEQIRGSFGGLGILVGIKEEHLTVMRSYQGTPAYRKGIKQGDVIIRIDGRDARGMDLDTAVSLMRGPVGTEVKLTIARKGVPQPWDVKLVREEISVPTVEGRMIPDKGIGYISLTQFTEKTPEELEATISRLKKEGMRAVLLDLRNNPGGELRSAVKVASYFIPRGPVVYIQYRSGREETYTSEGKNLNLPLVVLINRASASAAEILAGAVKDTRAGILVGEKTFGKGIVQTVFDLDNGAGLKLTTARYLTPSRHDIHKKGIMPDVVVEQEPQAEVDLQLERAIEILESKMTRAA from the coding sequence ATGACAACTTATCACCGGACGAGGAACAGATGGATCCGCTGGCTGGCCGCCCTGAGTGTCGTGGTTTTTTTAATTATCGCGGCTTTTGGGAGTGTGCTGGCCAGTAACTATAAGCACCTGGGGACCCTGTTCCAGGTTATTAGCCTGGTACGTACCAGGTACCTGGAGCCCGTGAGTGCCACCACCCTGGTGGACGGGGCCATTCGCGGCCTGGTTGAGTCTTTAAACGATCCTTATTCGGTTTACCTGGACCCCGGGGAATATGCCCGCTTGCAGGAGCAAATCCGGGGCAGCTTTGGCGGCCTGGGCATTCTGGTGGGCATCAAAGAAGAACACCTGACGGTGATGCGTTCCTACCAGGGCACGCCGGCCTACCGAAAGGGGATCAAACAGGGGGATGTGATTATCCGCATTGACGGCCGGGATGCCCGGGGGATGGACCTGGATACGGCTGTGAGCCTGATGCGCGGGCCGGTGGGCACGGAGGTCAAACTGACCATTGCCCGCAAGGGAGTGCCTCAACCCTGGGATGTAAAGCTGGTCCGGGAGGAGATTAGCGTACCTACCGTGGAGGGCAGAATGATACCGGACAAAGGGATCGGTTATATTTCCCTGACCCAATTTACCGAAAAAACACCGGAAGAACTGGAGGCCACCATTTCCCGCTTGAAAAAAGAAGGAATGCGGGCGGTTCTCCTGGACTTGCGCAACAATCCGGGGGGTGAGCTGCGCTCGGCAGTAAAGGTGGCCAGCTATTTTATCCCCAGGGGGCCGGTGGTTTACATCCAGTACCGTTCGGGCCGGGAGGAAACATATACCTCCGAAGGCAAAAACCTAAACCTGCCTCTGGTGGTGCTTATTAACCGGGCCAGTGCCAGTGCCGCGGAGATTCTGGCCGGGGCCGTTAAAGACACCAGAGCAGGTATCCTGGTGGGGGAAAAAACCTTCGGCAAGGGCATTGTGCAAACGGTATTTGATCTGGACAACGGTGCCGGTCTGAAACTAACCACGGCCCGTTACCTGACCCCCTCGCGCCACGACATCCATAAAAAAGGGATTATGCCGGACGTGGTGGTGGAACAGGAGCCCCAGGCGGAAGTAGACCTGCAGCTGGAACGGGCCATTGAAATCCTGGAAAGCAAGATGACCAGAGCCGCCTGA
- a CDS encoding PDZ domain-containing protein, which produces MFPFSQILPAIIATLATVFFDPLFWVVVLLVALQYRRMAAARREFFGLPGTGGVWRDTLAATGYGLLGGLLGSFLMVLIGLSLTGSGLIYLWPVAILLMLINARFLCFAYAGGVLSLSNLIFGFPEVHIAQVLALVAVLHLVESALILASGHLGAVPVYFKSPAGQVIGGFTLQRFWPIPIVALAVVGPAAVQQGVAMPDWWPLLKPGVNGDAKDLVYALIPVVAGLGYGDLAISRSPGEKSRLSALFLGAYSLCLLLLAVLSQYVHGMAFLAALFSPLGHEMVIYIGKKVEFLRRPLFVPPPRGVGVLDVVPDSPAWRAGIRPGDVVLFLNQHQVNSRPELEMALANVWGPVEVQFLHGPERAFHREVVFRAPGRPFGFVPVPDGSEEAVMDLSTAGPLGRWWQDFWRRIRR; this is translated from the coding sequence ATGTTCCCCTTTAGCCAGATATTGCCGGCCATTATTGCCACCCTTGCCACTGTGTTTTTCGACCCCCTGTTCTGGGTGGTGGTGCTGCTGGTGGCCCTGCAGTACCGGCGCATGGCCGCCGCCAGGAGGGAATTTTTCGGTCTGCCGGGTACTGGCGGGGTGTGGCGTGATACCCTGGCCGCCACGGGGTACGGTCTTCTGGGCGGCCTTCTGGGCAGTTTCCTCATGGTGCTTATCGGGCTTTCCCTTACAGGCTCCGGGTTAATTTATCTCTGGCCGGTGGCCATTTTATTAATGCTGATCAATGCCCGGTTTCTTTGTTTTGCCTATGCCGGGGGGGTGCTGTCGCTCAGCAACCTCATTTTCGGCTTTCCGGAAGTACACATCGCCCAGGTGCTGGCCCTGGTGGCTGTTTTACACCTGGTGGAAAGCGCGCTGATTCTGGCCAGCGGCCACCTGGGAGCCGTACCGGTTTATTTTAAATCGCCTGCAGGGCAGGTGATCGGTGGGTTTACTTTACAGCGTTTCTGGCCCATTCCCATTGTTGCCCTGGCTGTGGTCGGTCCGGCGGCGGTACAGCAGGGGGTGGCCATGCCCGATTGGTGGCCCCTGCTCAAACCGGGAGTTAACGGTGATGCGAAGGATCTGGTCTACGCCCTCATCCCGGTGGTGGCCGGGCTCGGTTACGGGGACCTGGCCATTTCCCGCAGTCCGGGAGAGAAGAGCCGCCTTTCGGCCCTTTTTCTGGGTGCATATAGCCTCTGCCTGCTTCTCCTGGCGGTACTTTCCCAATATGTTCATGGTATGGCTTTTCTGGCCGCCCTCTTTTCCCCCCTGGGTCACGAAATGGTCATCTATATCGGCAAAAAAGTGGAATTTTTGCGGCGCCCCCTCTTTGTACCCCCGCCCCGGGGGGTAGGGGTGCTGGACGTGGTACCGGACAGCCCGGCCTGGCGGGCGGGGATTCGCCCGGGTGATGTGGTGTTGTTCCTGAACCAGCACCAGGTAAATTCCCGCCCCGAACTGGAGATGGCTCTGGCCAACGTTTGGGGTCCGGTGGAGGTGCAGTTCCTGCACGGGCCGGAGCGGGCCTTTCACCGGGAGGTGGTCTTCCGGGCCCCGGGCCGGCCCTTTGGTTTTGTACCCGTACCTGACGGCAGTGAGGAAGCCGTCATGGACCTCTCCACCGCCGGCCCCCTGGGGCGCTGGTGGCAGGATTTCTGGCGGCGCATCAGGCGTTAA
- a CDS encoding CooT family nickel-binding protein: protein MCEANAYLRKDGKEELFLENVDRVIPHEDGILLEDIFGRRKIVKAKIVELALVDHRIILEKEE, encoded by the coding sequence ATGTGTGAAGCAAACGCTTACCTGCGTAAGGACGGCAAAGAAGAACTCTTTTTAGAAAATGTGGACCGGGTGATCCCCCACGAGGACGGGATTTTGCTGGAGGACATCTTCGGGCGGCGCAAAATAGTGAAGGCCAAAATTGTGGAGCTGGCCCTGGTGGATCACCGCATTATTTTAGAGAAAGAAGAATAA
- a CDS encoding uracil-DNA glycosylase — MFWLQESLFGDPGWDLSGINDMAVLEEKVKTCNRCGLRAGCQGVVFGEGNPAAKVVLCGEGPGADEDRLGRPFVGKAGQLLDKILEACGFGRFEHVYILNTVKCRPPGNRIPTEEERAACRPNLEAQLRILQPRIMVLLGATALQAVLDPRGRITRDRGRWVEKNGVWIMPTYHPAALLRNPNLKRDTWEDFKQVVAKYRELIDPNHYSPHC; from the coding sequence TTGTTCTGGTTGCAGGAAAGCCTGTTCGGCGACCCCGGGTGGGATCTCTCCGGGATAAACGATATGGCCGTCCTGGAAGAAAAGGTCAAAACATGCAACCGCTGCGGCCTGCGGGCGGGCTGCCAGGGAGTGGTTTTTGGCGAGGGCAACCCCGCGGCCAAGGTGGTGCTCTGCGGAGAAGGGCCGGGGGCTGATGAAGATCGTTTGGGCCGGCCCTTTGTGGGAAAAGCCGGCCAATTGCTGGACAAGATTTTAGAGGCCTGCGGCTTCGGGCGTTTTGAGCATGTTTACATACTGAACACCGTAAAATGCCGGCCTCCCGGCAACCGGATACCCACCGAGGAGGAGCGGGCGGCCTGCCGTCCCAACCTGGAGGCCCAGTTGCGCATTTTACAGCCCCGGATCATGGTCCTGCTGGGAGCCACCGCCCTGCAGGCCGTCCTGGATCCCCGGGGGCGCATTACCCGGGACCGGGGGCGCTGGGTGGAAAAAAACGGGGTCTGGATCATGCCCACCTATCACCCGGCGGCCTTGCTGCGCAATCCCAACTTGAAAAGGGATACGTGGGAAGATTTCAAGCAGGTGGTGGCCAAGTACCGGGAGCTGATCGACCCCAACCACTACTCTCCCCACTGCTGA
- a CDS encoding DUF2508 family protein, with amino-acid sequence MNKLLVLWKSLLRSFLRWMDSFCQRRMPTLVEIIDEARRDWQEALREFHLVDNEMVDYVIFKINTAERRFIALLIQARRRGVTAWPPDLPGPVRTTS; translated from the coding sequence TTGAATAAACTGCTGGTTCTCTGGAAATCACTGCTCAGGAGCTTTTTAAGATGGATGGATTCGTTTTGCCAGCGCCGGATGCCCACCCTGGTGGAGATCATTGACGAGGCCCGCCGGGACTGGCAGGAAGCCTTAAGGGAATTTCACCTGGTGGACAATGAAATGGTTGATTATGTAATTTTCAAGATTAATACTGCGGAGCGGAGATTCATCGCGCTTTTAATCCAGGCCCGGCGCAGGGGCGTTACCGCCTGGCCGCCGGACCTGCCGGGACCTGTCAGAACTACTAGCTAA
- a CDS encoding sugar ABC transporter substrate-binding protein, with protein MMGRYAGWKRAGLPVFLAALLMLTGCPGRGEEQQITPQLRIAVSLADMQRDGNQIIKQVMNRRRREEKVVITWLDAKNDPVQQEKQLQQLAGRRVKAVVLQAVDPAGAPRLVRQLVQNNIKVVALETLPTNTPVDAYVASDHARAGELQARFIDEALRQAAGMPAGPGTSSGGQGRGGGQGDQASGSQGQGAAQMTMPGRQLPSRRPLNVMILAGDPRDNVTREVMAAARKALEANPQVRVVEEARQPGNQPAMASLAVQQALAKFNNKIDIILASDSRLAIAAVEVLKAAGLNNRVLTVGVGADREASRALLAGEHDAEVDTRPDLLGQYALDAAVGLAKTGHWQYDTRVTSGDYSIPARIVPVRLIQSANAYLLQERWGKEVVHKQGGTRSQGESQTGGSDQSGGSSEQDSQQAQGGDQGGQAGGGKQKPRTTLRITTREGKTVEVQIQGEVERIESMEGGRAGLQQQMPMPAGGAGGGGGGPGGGGAGGGGGGGGM; from the coding sequence ATGATGGGCCGGTACGCCGGGTGGAAGAGGGCCGGGCTGCCTGTTTTCCTGGCCGCCTTGCTGATGTTAACCGGATGTCCCGGGCGGGGTGAAGAGCAGCAAATAACCCCCCAGTTGCGGATTGCCGTTAGCCTGGCCGATATGCAGCGGGACGGCAACCAGATCATCAAGCAGGTGATGAACCGGCGCAGGCGTGAGGAAAAGGTGGTCATCACCTGGCTGGATGCGAAAAACGATCCCGTGCAGCAGGAAAAACAGTTGCAGCAGCTTGCCGGGCGGCGGGTTAAAGCCGTGGTACTTCAGGCGGTGGACCCGGCGGGTGCCCCCCGTCTTGTGCGGCAGCTCGTACAGAATAATATCAAGGTGGTGGCCCTGGAAACCCTGCCCACCAATACCCCGGTGGATGCCTACGTGGCCTCAGATCACGCCAGGGCGGGAGAGCTGCAGGCCCGGTTCATTGACGAGGCCCTGCGGCAGGCCGCCGGTATGCCTGCCGGGCCGGGAACTTCCTCCGGCGGCCAGGGCCGGGGGGGCGGCCAGGGCGATCAGGCCAGCGGCAGCCAGGGGCAGGGTGCCGCCCAGATGACCATGCCCGGCAGGCAGCTTCCTTCCAGACGACCCCTTAACGTAATGATCCTGGCCGGTGATCCCCGGGACAACGTTACCCGGGAAGTTATGGCCGCGGCCCGGAAAGCGCTGGAGGCCAACCCTCAGGTGCGGGTGGTGGAAGAGGCCCGGCAACCGGGAAATCAGCCGGCCATGGCCAGCCTTGCCGTGCAGCAGGCCCTGGCCAAGTTCAACAATAAAATTGATATTATTCTGGCCAGTGACAGTCGGCTGGCCATAGCCGCGGTGGAGGTCCTCAAAGCCGCGGGCTTAAACAACCGCGTGCTTACAGTGGGGGTGGGGGCCGATAGGGAGGCTTCCCGGGCCCTGCTGGCCGGGGAGCACGATGCGGAAGTGGACACCAGGCCCGATTTGCTGGGGCAGTACGCCCTGGACGCGGCGGTAGGCCTGGCCAAAACAGGGCACTGGCAGTACGACACCCGGGTGACCAGCGGCGATTACAGCATTCCGGCCCGTATTGTACCCGTGCGGTTGATTCAGTCCGCCAACGCTTATTTGCTGCAGGAGCGCTGGGGAAAAGAAGTAGTCCACAAGCAGGGCGGCACCCGGAGCCAGGGTGAAAGTCAAACTGGAGGAAGCGATCAGAGCGGGGGTTCCTCCGAACAGGATAGTCAACAGGCTCAGGGGGGCGACCAGGGCGGCCAGGCCGGTGGGGGTAAACAAAAGCCCCGCACCACTTTGCGCATTACCACCCGCGAGGGGAAAACGGTGGAGGTGCAGATACAGGGCGAGGTGGAGCGCATTGAAAGTATGGAGGGCGGCCGGGCCGGCCTCCAGCAGCAAATGCCCATGCCGGCTGGAGGAGCCGGCGGCGGTGGCGGCGGTCCCGGCGGAGGAGGCGCCGGCGGTGGAGGCGGTGGAGGCGGTATGTAA
- a CDS encoding YkgJ family cysteine cluster protein: MKVRINDCLLGGKPAYDVQIIDEGATVQDYLDALNDFIREHCPPCNGCTGCCWERVPLTYPDVAAFLRDGRFGRQFQGLPAALSSFLQQYGYVYVEGPVVDISLGFKSDGSCIFLDTRRGRCSIYRLRPMVCQTYICRRATWRARELRGVVVNAGMDELVRRWLLEGRRCGRPPVIHEGRRPHPRLRDYHPGAFSGRERFAEVRLKSLCPPGLWRELYCLPGTGSSPIDR; encoded by the coding sequence TTGAAAGTACGCATCAACGACTGCCTTCTGGGCGGAAAGCCGGCCTATGATGTTCAAATAATTGACGAAGGCGCCACGGTGCAGGATTACCTGGATGCCTTAAACGATTTTATCCGGGAACACTGTCCTCCCTGCAACGGCTGCACCGGATGCTGCTGGGAGCGGGTCCCCCTTACCTACCCCGATGTGGCTGCTTTCCTGCGGGACGGCCGGTTCGGGCGGCAGTTCCAGGGGCTGCCCGCGGCCCTGTCATCCTTCCTGCAGCAGTACGGTTACGTTTACGTAGAAGGGCCGGTGGTGGACATCAGCCTGGGGTTTAAATCCGACGGCTCCTGCATTTTCCTGGATACCCGGCGGGGCCGGTGCTCCATTTATCGCCTGCGCCCCATGGTCTGCCAGACCTACATCTGCCGCCGGGCCACCTGGCGGGCCAGGGAGCTCAGGGGCGTGGTGGTGAATGCCGGCATGGATGAACTGGTCCGGCGCTGGCTCCTGGAGGGCCGCCGCTGCGGCCGGCCGCCGGTGATCCACGAAGGCCGGCGGCCCCACCCCCGCCTGCGGGATTACCATCCCGGAGCTTTCAGCGGCAGGGAGCGTTTTGCAGAGGTCCGGTTGAAGAGTCTCTGCCCGCCCGGGCTGTGGCGGGAATTGTATTGTTTGCCTGGAACTGGCTCCAGCCCCATTGACAGGTAA
- the uvrB gene encoding excinuclease ABC subunit UvrB, translating to MSYQERPFKLKSDFQPRGDQPGAIARLVEGLQKGYPMQTLLGVTGSGKTYTMAQVIQTVQRPTLVLAPNKTLAAQLCSEFREFFPENAVEYFISYYDYYQPEAYIPQTDTYIEKDSSINDEIDKLRHSATCALFERRDVIIVASVSCIYGLGDPEEYRTLVLSLRKGGTYDRDAVLRKLVEIQYERNDVNFTRGKFRVLGDVVEVFPASYTEKAIRIDFFGDEIERLLEFDVLTGEIIGERQHVSIFPASHYTVSRPRMERAIAAIEAELEERLAELRKQGKLLEAQRLEQRTRYDIEMMREMGYCKGIENYSRHLTGRAPGEPPYTLLDYFPQDFLLFIDESHVAVPQVRGMYEGDRSRKAALVEYGFRLPSAFDNRPLKFEEFERKINQVIFVSATPGPYELERSSQVVEQIIRPTGLVDPELSVRPTRGQIDDLVAEIRQRVAKNQRVLVTTLTKKMAEDLTDYLRELGIRVRYMHSEINAIERMEIVRDLRLGVFDVLVGINLLREGLDLPEVSLVAILDADKEGYLRSERSLIQTIGRAARNAEGKVILYADRITESMDRAIKETERRRRIQMEYNQKHGIIPRTVVKGVRDVIEATRVAEPKAAYQAKDKPRPKKRTRKELKQLIARLEKEMREAARHLEFEKAAELRDAIIELRLELQGLDRRLVPVGEVVGE from the coding sequence TTGTCTTACCAGGAGCGTCCTTTCAAACTGAAATCGGATTTCCAGCCCCGGGGCGACCAGCCCGGGGCCATTGCCCGGCTGGTGGAAGGGCTGCAAAAGGGCTACCCCATGCAAACCCTTTTGGGTGTCACCGGTTCCGGGAAGACCTATACCATGGCCCAGGTAATCCAGACGGTGCAGCGCCCCACCCTGGTGCTGGCCCCCAACAAGACCCTGGCCGCCCAGCTCTGCAGCGAGTTCCGGGAGTTTTTTCCCGAGAACGCGGTAGAATACTTTATCAGCTATTATGACTATTACCAGCCCGAAGCCTATATACCGCAGACGGATACCTATATCGAAAAGGATTCCTCCATCAACGACGAGATAGATAAGCTGCGCCACTCGGCCACCTGCGCCCTTTTTGAGCGGCGGGACGTGATCATTGTAGCCAGCGTATCCTGCATCTACGGTTTGGGTGACCCCGAGGAATACCGCACCCTGGTGCTCTCCTTGCGCAAGGGAGGTACCTATGACCGGGATGCGGTGCTGCGCAAGCTGGTGGAGATCCAGTACGAGCGCAACGATGTGAACTTCACCCGGGGAAAATTCCGGGTGCTGGGGGATGTGGTGGAGGTCTTCCCCGCCTCCTACACCGAAAAGGCCATCCGTATCGATTTCTTCGGGGACGAAATCGAGCGGTTGCTGGAGTTCGACGTGCTCACCGGGGAGATCATCGGGGAACGCCAGCACGTGTCCATCTTCCCGGCCAGCCACTACACCGTTTCCCGGCCCCGCATGGAAAGGGCCATCGCGGCCATTGAGGCCGAACTGGAGGAGAGGCTGGCCGAGCTGAGGAAACAGGGCAAATTGCTGGAGGCCCAGCGGCTGGAACAGCGGACCCGGTACGACATCGAGATGATGCGGGAGATGGGTTACTGCAAGGGTATTGAGAACTACTCCCGCCACCTGACGGGCCGGGCTCCCGGGGAGCCCCCCTATACCCTGCTGGACTACTTCCCCCAGGACTTCCTGCTCTTCATTGACGAGTCCCACGTGGCGGTGCCCCAGGTGCGGGGGATGTACGAGGGCGACCGCTCCCGCAAGGCGGCCCTGGTGGAATACGGCTTCCGCCTGCCCTCGGCCTTTGACAACCGGCCCCTCAAGTTTGAGGAGTTCGAGCGGAAGATCAACCAGGTCATCTTCGTCTCCGCCACCCCCGGCCCCTATGAACTGGAGCGCAGCAGCCAGGTGGTGGAGCAGATCATCCGGCCCACCGGGCTGGTGGACCCCGAGCTTTCGGTGCGACCCACCCGGGGCCAGATTGACGACCTGGTGGCGGAGATCCGGCAGCGGGTGGCCAAAAACCAGCGGGTGCTGGTGACCACCCTGACCAAGAAAATGGCCGAGGATCTCACCGACTACCTGCGGGAGCTGGGCATCAGGGTGCGCTATATGCACTCGGAGATCAACGCCATCGAGCGCATGGAAATTGTGCGGGACCTGCGCCTGGGGGTCTTTGACGTGCTGGTGGGGATCAACCTTTTGCGGGAGGGCCTGGACCTGCCCGAGGTCAGCCTGGTGGCCATCCTGGATGCCGACAAGGAGGGCTACCTGCGCTCCGAGCGCTCCCTGATCCAGACCATCGGCCGGGCCGCCCGCAACGCGGAGGGCAAGGTGATCCTCTATGCCGATCGCATTACCGAATCCATGGACCGGGCAATCAAGGAAACAGAACGCCGGCGCCGGATCCAGATGGAATATAACCAGAAACACGGCATTATCCCCCGCACGGTGGTCAAGGGGGTGCGGGACGTGATTGAGGCCACGCGTGTGGCGGAGCCAAAGGCCGCTTACCAGGCCAAGGATAAGCCCCGGCCGAAGAAGCGGACCAGGAAAGAGCTGAAGCAATTGATTGCCCGCCTGGAAAAG